From Gallus gallus isolate bGalGal1 chromosome 14, bGalGal1.mat.broiler.GRCg7b, whole genome shotgun sequence, one genomic window encodes:
- the ALG1 gene encoding chitobiosyldiphosphodolichol beta-mannosyltransferase isoform X3, whose product MLRMDPPSYVLLQNPPGLPSIAVAWVACLFWRSKLIIDWHNYGYTIMSLNHGRNHPLVLIAKWYEKLFGRLSDYNLCVTDAMKEDLWVNCNIKAVTLYDRPASYFKETPLELQHQLYLKLAKDYEPFKPHTESVSWNAERSAFTERDEKSGDVIKSRGRPALLISSTSWTEDEDFSVLLKALEDYEQYVNEGVKLPALVCVITGKGPLKEYYNGLIKKLHFKHIQICTPWLEAEDYPVLLGSADLGVCLHKSSSGLDLPMKVVDMFGCCLPVCAIYFECLHELVKHNENGLIFRDSHELAEQLKMLFLGFPTLEGKLQEFRKNLRASKQLSWDESWDHTVLPLLSQTE is encoded by the exons ATGCTGAGGATGGATCCGCCCTCCTATGTTCTCCTTCAG AATCCTCCAGGTTTGCCCAGCATAGCTGTTGCCTGGGTTGCCTGTCTTttctggagaagcaagctgaTAATTGATTGGCACAATTATGGATACACTATCATGAGTCTGAATCATGGGAGGAATCACCCTCTAGTGCTCATTGCAAAATG GTATGAGAAGCTTTTTGGGCGTTTGTCTGACTATAACCTGTGTGTCACTGATGCCATGAAGGAAGATCTGTGGGTGAACTGCAACATCAA ggcagtAACACTGTATGACAGGCCAGCTTCTTATTTTAAGGAAACGCCATTAGAACTTCAGCATCAGTTGTACTTGAAACTTGCCAAAGACTATGAGCCATTTAAACCACA TACAGAGTCTGTCAGTTGGAATGCTGAGAGGTCTGCCTTTACAGAAAGGGATGAGAAGAGCGGGGATGTGATAAAAAGCAGAGGACGGCCAGCTCTTCTCAtcagcagcaccagctggaCGG AGGATGAAGACTTTTCAGTCCTTCTGAAGGCGTTAGAAG ATTATGAACAGTATGTCAATGAGGGAGTCAAGCTTCCAGCTTTAGTATGTGTGATAACAG GTAAAGGACCGCTAAAGGAGTACTACAATGGACTGATAAAGAAGCTACACTTTAAACATATCCAGATCTGTACACCGTGGCTGGAAGCTGAGGATTACCCAGTTTTGCTTG gCTCAGCAGACTTGGGTGTGTGTCTCCATAAATCATCTAGTGGATTGGATTTACCTATGAAGGTGGTAGATATGTTTGGCTGTTGCTTACCTGTGTGTGCAATATATTTTGAATG TTTACATGAACTTGTGAAACACAATGAAAATGGGCTGATATTCAGGGATTCACATGAACTTGCAGAACAACTGAAG ATGCTTTTCTTGGGATTTCCCACGCTGGAAGGCAAACTCCAAGAGTTCAGGAAAAACCTTCGTGCATCcaagcagctgagctgggatGAGAGTTGGGACCACACTGTTCTTCCTTTACTTAGCCAGACTGAATGA
- the C16orf89 gene encoding UPF0764 protein C16orf89 homolog isoform X1, with translation MLYLPFLLLVTACEASCLKTEPDVRSSIIPVLEKVTVFMENRYQDINLDAVLGFRVLQGYLKGALEKWPLEHELLAQRAQVESMIKKLSSLLEKATHSLVQNDPEYFKEFAPILGPHFWIFPHSWNQTDPLMAYSSFGSTNCFTEKMRDACFTYLLGTWKENGKSCIVTSACRNTMTKPACSNYCLSHQLLYFIFADVKGCSDHLFLKTQDYKNMFCASMMKINLEIEHNGFNISSRDLFMENIMLCGMSGFSDFYKLRWLEKILTWQMPKEGCFGEPSKELEHSSAVEDQKQLLRRVKRREKMFADGCSSHHTAVAAGSLGGFLYYHCS, from the exons ATGCTGTACCTGCCCTTCTTGCTGCTGGTCACTGCCTGCGAGGCGAGCTGCTTGAAAACTGAGCCTGATGTGAGGAGCTCCATCATTCCCGTGCTTGAGAAAGTGACTGTCTTCATGGAGAACCGGTACCAGGACATCAATCTAGATGCAGTGCTGGGATTCCGTGTTTTGCAAG GCTATTTGAAAGGAGCCCTAGAAAAATGGCCTTTGGAACACGAATTACTTGCTCAGCGCGCACAAGTTGAAAGCATGATAAAGAAGTTGTCTTCTCTCCTTGAAAAAGCAACACATTCCCTAGTGCAGAATGACCCCGAATATTTCAAAG aatttGCACCAATTTTAGGACCACATTTTTGGATCTTTCCCCATTCATGGAACCAGACCGATCCCCTGATGGCCTATTCCTCATTTGGTAGTACCAactgtttcacagaaaaaaTGCGTGATGCATGCTTTACGTACTTGCTAGGAACGTG GAAAGAGAACGGCAAGTCCTGCATTGTCACAAGTGCCTGTAGGAACACAATGACAAAACCAGCTTGCTCGAATTACTGCTTGTCCCATCAGCTCCTCTACTTCATATTTGCTGATGTG AAAGGATGCTCTGATCATCTGTTCCTAAAGACCCAGGATTACAAGAATATGTTCTGTGCTAGCATGATGAAAATAAACTTGGAGATTGAACACAATGGATTCAACATTTCTTCTCGAGACCTTTTCATGGAAAACA TTATGCTCTGTGGCATGTCTGGTTTCTCTGACTTCTACAAACTCAGATGGCTGGAGAAGATTCTCACTTGGCAGATGCCTAAGGAAGGATGCTTTGGAGAACCCA GTAAAGAATTGGAACACTCTTCTGCAGTAGAAGACCAAAAGCAGCTGCTCAGGAGAGttaagagaagggaaaagatgtTTGCAG ACGGCTGCTCCTCACATCACACAGCTGTAGCAGCAGGATCGCTCGGAGGGTTCCTCTACTACcactgcagctga
- the ALG1 gene encoding chitobiosyldiphosphodolichol beta-mannosyltransferase isoform X2 gives MAAGGAALAVAVVLVVAAALWRRQAVRGAGRVCVAVLGDLGRSPRMQYHALSLARHGRGVALLGYFLGPKLFQYVVKVVAQTVQLLYTMLRMDPPSYVLLQNPPGLPSIAVAWVACLFWRSKLIIDWHNYGYTIMSLNHGRNHPLVLIAKWYEKLFGRLSDYNLCVTDAMKEDLWVNCNIKAVTLYDRPASYFKETPLELQHQLYLKLAKDYEPFKPHTESVSWNAERSAFTERDEKSGDVIKSRGRPALLISSTSWTEDEDFSVLLKALEDYEQYVNEGVKLPALVCVITGKGPLKEYYNGLIKKLHFKHIQICTPWLEAEDYPVLLGSADLGVCLHKSSSGLDLPMKVVDMFGCCLPVCAIYFECLHELVKHNENGLIFRDSHELAEQLKMLFLGFPTLEGKLQEFRKNLRASKQLSWDESWDHTVLPLLSQTE, from the exons ATGGCGGCCGGCGGCGCCGCTCTGGCCGTGGcggtggtgctggtggtggcGGCGGCACTGTGGCGGCGGCAGGCGGTGCGCGGCGCGGGCCGGGTGTGCGTGGCGGTGCTGGGCGACCTGGGCCGCAGCCCGCGGATGCAGTACCACGCGTTATCACTGGCCCGGCACGGACGCGGCGTCGCGCTGCTGGGCTACTTCC TTGGACCGAAGCTTTTCCAGTACGTTGTGAAAGTCGTTGCACAGACCGTGCAGTTACTGTACACAATGCTGAGGATGGATCCGCCCTCCTATGTTCTCCTTCAG AATCCTCCAGGTTTGCCCAGCATAGCTGTTGCCTGGGTTGCCTGTCTTttctggagaagcaagctgaTAATTGATTGGCACAATTATGGATACACTATCATGAGTCTGAATCATGGGAGGAATCACCCTCTAGTGCTCATTGCAAAATG GTATGAGAAGCTTTTTGGGCGTTTGTCTGACTATAACCTGTGTGTCACTGATGCCATGAAGGAAGATCTGTGGGTGAACTGCAACATCAA ggcagtAACACTGTATGACAGGCCAGCTTCTTATTTTAAGGAAACGCCATTAGAACTTCAGCATCAGTTGTACTTGAAACTTGCCAAAGACTATGAGCCATTTAAACCACA TACAGAGTCTGTCAGTTGGAATGCTGAGAGGTCTGCCTTTACAGAAAGGGATGAGAAGAGCGGGGATGTGATAAAAAGCAGAGGACGGCCAGCTCTTCTCAtcagcagcaccagctggaCGG AGGATGAAGACTTTTCAGTCCTTCTGAAGGCGTTAGAAG ATTATGAACAGTATGTCAATGAGGGAGTCAAGCTTCCAGCTTTAGTATGTGTGATAACAG GTAAAGGACCGCTAAAGGAGTACTACAATGGACTGATAAAGAAGCTACACTTTAAACATATCCAGATCTGTACACCGTGGCTGGAAGCTGAGGATTACCCAGTTTTGCTTG gCTCAGCAGACTTGGGTGTGTGTCTCCATAAATCATCTAGTGGATTGGATTTACCTATGAAGGTGGTAGATATGTTTGGCTGTTGCTTACCTGTGTGTGCAATATATTTTGAATG TTTACATGAACTTGTGAAACACAATGAAAATGGGCTGATATTCAGGGATTCACATGAACTTGCAGAACAACTGAAG ATGCTTTTCTTGGGATTTCCCACGCTGGAAGGCAAACTCCAAGAGTTCAGGAAAAACCTTCGTGCATCcaagcagctgagctgggatGAGAGTTGGGACCACACTGTTCTTCCTTTACTTAGCCAGACTGAATGA
- the C16orf89 gene encoding UPF0764 protein C16orf89 homolog isoform X2, whose protein sequence is MLYLPFLLLVTACEASCLKTEPDVRSSIIPVLEKVTVFMENRYQDINLDAVLGFRVLQGYLKGALEKWPLEHELLAQRAQVESMIKKLSSLLEKATHSLVQNDPEYFKEFAPILGPHFWIFPHSWNQTDPLMAYSSFGSTNCFTEKMRDACFTYLLGTWKENGKSCIVTSACRNTMTKPACSNYCLSHQLLYFIFADVKGCSDHLFLKTQDYKNMFCASMMKINLEIEHNGFNISSRDLFMENIMLCGMSGFSDFYKLRWLEKILTWQMPKEGCFGEPNGCSSHHTAVAAGSLGGFLYYHCS, encoded by the exons ATGCTGTACCTGCCCTTCTTGCTGCTGGTCACTGCCTGCGAGGCGAGCTGCTTGAAAACTGAGCCTGATGTGAGGAGCTCCATCATTCCCGTGCTTGAGAAAGTGACTGTCTTCATGGAGAACCGGTACCAGGACATCAATCTAGATGCAGTGCTGGGATTCCGTGTTTTGCAAG GCTATTTGAAAGGAGCCCTAGAAAAATGGCCTTTGGAACACGAATTACTTGCTCAGCGCGCACAAGTTGAAAGCATGATAAAGAAGTTGTCTTCTCTCCTTGAAAAAGCAACACATTCCCTAGTGCAGAATGACCCCGAATATTTCAAAG aatttGCACCAATTTTAGGACCACATTTTTGGATCTTTCCCCATTCATGGAACCAGACCGATCCCCTGATGGCCTATTCCTCATTTGGTAGTACCAactgtttcacagaaaaaaTGCGTGATGCATGCTTTACGTACTTGCTAGGAACGTG GAAAGAGAACGGCAAGTCCTGCATTGTCACAAGTGCCTGTAGGAACACAATGACAAAACCAGCTTGCTCGAATTACTGCTTGTCCCATCAGCTCCTCTACTTCATATTTGCTGATGTG AAAGGATGCTCTGATCATCTGTTCCTAAAGACCCAGGATTACAAGAATATGTTCTGTGCTAGCATGATGAAAATAAACTTGGAGATTGAACACAATGGATTCAACATTTCTTCTCGAGACCTTTTCATGGAAAACA TTATGCTCTGTGGCATGTCTGGTTTCTCTGACTTCTACAAACTCAGATGGCTGGAGAAGATTCTCACTTGGCAGATGCCTAAGGAAGGATGCTTTGGAGAACCCA ACGGCTGCTCCTCACATCACACAGCTGTAGCAGCAGGATCGCTCGGAGGGTTCCTCTACTACcactgcagctga
- the ALG1 gene encoding chitobiosyldiphosphodolichol beta-mannosyltransferase isoform X4, translating to MFSFRYEKLFGRLSDYNLCVTDAMKEDLWVNCNIKAVTLYDRPASYFKETPLELQHQLYLKLAKDYEPFKPHTESVSWNAERSAFTERDEKSGDVIKSRGRPALLISSTSWTEDEDFSVLLKALEDYEQYVNEGVKLPALVCVITGKGPLKEYYNGLIKKLHFKHIQICTPWLEAEDYPVLLGSADLGVCLHKSSSGLDLPMKVVDMFGCCLPVCAIYFECLHELVKHNENGLIFRDSHELAEQLKMLFLGFPTLEGKLQEFRKNLRASKQLSWDESWDHTVLPLLSQTE from the exons ATGTTCTCCTTCAG GTATGAGAAGCTTTTTGGGCGTTTGTCTGACTATAACCTGTGTGTCACTGATGCCATGAAGGAAGATCTGTGGGTGAACTGCAACATCAA ggcagtAACACTGTATGACAGGCCAGCTTCTTATTTTAAGGAAACGCCATTAGAACTTCAGCATCAGTTGTACTTGAAACTTGCCAAAGACTATGAGCCATTTAAACCACA TACAGAGTCTGTCAGTTGGAATGCTGAGAGGTCTGCCTTTACAGAAAGGGATGAGAAGAGCGGGGATGTGATAAAAAGCAGAGGACGGCCAGCTCTTCTCAtcagcagcaccagctggaCGG AGGATGAAGACTTTTCAGTCCTTCTGAAGGCGTTAGAAG ATTATGAACAGTATGTCAATGAGGGAGTCAAGCTTCCAGCTTTAGTATGTGTGATAACAG GTAAAGGACCGCTAAAGGAGTACTACAATGGACTGATAAAGAAGCTACACTTTAAACATATCCAGATCTGTACACCGTGGCTGGAAGCTGAGGATTACCCAGTTTTGCTTG gCTCAGCAGACTTGGGTGTGTGTCTCCATAAATCATCTAGTGGATTGGATTTACCTATGAAGGTGGTAGATATGTTTGGCTGTTGCTTACCTGTGTGTGCAATATATTTTGAATG TTTACATGAACTTGTGAAACACAATGAAAATGGGCTGATATTCAGGGATTCACATGAACTTGCAGAACAACTGAAG ATGCTTTTCTTGGGATTTCCCACGCTGGAAGGCAAACTCCAAGAGTTCAGGAAAAACCTTCGTGCATCcaagcagctgagctgggatGAGAGTTGGGACCACACTGTTCTTCCTTTACTTAGCCAGACTGAATGA
- the ALG1 gene encoding chitobiosyldiphosphodolichol beta-mannosyltransferase isoform X1 — protein MAAGGAALAVAVVLVVAAALWRRQAVRGAGRVCVAVLGDLGRSPRMQYHALSLARHGRGVALLGYFQTRPHRDVLSSGEIRVVPLSELRCLRVGPKLFQYVVKVVAQTVQLLYTMLRMDPPSYVLLQNPPGLPSIAVAWVACLFWRSKLIIDWHNYGYTIMSLNHGRNHPLVLIAKWYEKLFGRLSDYNLCVTDAMKEDLWVNCNIKAVTLYDRPASYFKETPLELQHQLYLKLAKDYEPFKPHTESVSWNAERSAFTERDEKSGDVIKSRGRPALLISSTSWTEDEDFSVLLKALEDYEQYVNEGVKLPALVCVITGKGPLKEYYNGLIKKLHFKHIQICTPWLEAEDYPVLLGSADLGVCLHKSSSGLDLPMKVVDMFGCCLPVCAIYFECLHELVKHNENGLIFRDSHELAEQLKMLFLGFPTLEGKLQEFRKNLRASKQLSWDESWDHTVLPLLSQTE, from the exons ATGGCGGCCGGCGGCGCCGCTCTGGCCGTGGcggtggtgctggtggtggcGGCGGCACTGTGGCGGCGGCAGGCGGTGCGCGGCGCGGGCCGGGTGTGCGTGGCGGTGCTGGGCGACCTGGGCCGCAGCCCGCGGATGCAGTACCACGCGTTATCACTGGCCCGGCACGGACGCGGCGTCGCGCTGCTGGGCTACTTCC AGACGCGGCCGCACCGCGACGTGCTGAGCAGCGGGGAGATCCGCGTCGTGCCCCTCTCGGAGCTGCGGTGCTTGCGAG TTGGACCGAAGCTTTTCCAGTACGTTGTGAAAGTCGTTGCACAGACCGTGCAGTTACTGTACACAATGCTGAGGATGGATCCGCCCTCCTATGTTCTCCTTCAG AATCCTCCAGGTTTGCCCAGCATAGCTGTTGCCTGGGTTGCCTGTCTTttctggagaagcaagctgaTAATTGATTGGCACAATTATGGATACACTATCATGAGTCTGAATCATGGGAGGAATCACCCTCTAGTGCTCATTGCAAAATG GTATGAGAAGCTTTTTGGGCGTTTGTCTGACTATAACCTGTGTGTCACTGATGCCATGAAGGAAGATCTGTGGGTGAACTGCAACATCAA ggcagtAACACTGTATGACAGGCCAGCTTCTTATTTTAAGGAAACGCCATTAGAACTTCAGCATCAGTTGTACTTGAAACTTGCCAAAGACTATGAGCCATTTAAACCACA TACAGAGTCTGTCAGTTGGAATGCTGAGAGGTCTGCCTTTACAGAAAGGGATGAGAAGAGCGGGGATGTGATAAAAAGCAGAGGACGGCCAGCTCTTCTCAtcagcagcaccagctggaCGG AGGATGAAGACTTTTCAGTCCTTCTGAAGGCGTTAGAAG ATTATGAACAGTATGTCAATGAGGGAGTCAAGCTTCCAGCTTTAGTATGTGTGATAACAG GTAAAGGACCGCTAAAGGAGTACTACAATGGACTGATAAAGAAGCTACACTTTAAACATATCCAGATCTGTACACCGTGGCTGGAAGCTGAGGATTACCCAGTTTTGCTTG gCTCAGCAGACTTGGGTGTGTGTCTCCATAAATCATCTAGTGGATTGGATTTACCTATGAAGGTGGTAGATATGTTTGGCTGTTGCTTACCTGTGTGTGCAATATATTTTGAATG TTTACATGAACTTGTGAAACACAATGAAAATGGGCTGATATTCAGGGATTCACATGAACTTGCAGAACAACTGAAG ATGCTTTTCTTGGGATTTCCCACGCTGGAAGGCAAACTCCAAGAGTTCAGGAAAAACCTTCGTGCATCcaagcagctgagctgggatGAGAGTTGGGACCACACTGTTCTTCCTTTACTTAGCCAGACTGAATGA